From the Fulvia fulva chromosome 2, complete sequence genome, one window contains:
- a CDS encoding Terpene cyclase ascF, translating into MGSNDILPLHVPSHVKPTCYVLLQFGGLLWTLCYALYVRESLKSKSYGMPLFALAQNFAWELVYAVYVAESPLEQSVFTLWLVFDLGMIYGVVKFGKYEWKQSPWIARNVGVVLIVMIGVATLGQWTFAKWWTENEVGRKEGKPYRGRIGPGTNELGVWTAAVAQVYLSAASLCQLVVRQHSGGVNWTFWACRMFGSISEL; encoded by the exons ATGGGCTCCAACGACATCCTCCCACTCCACGTCCCTTCCCACGTCAAGCCAACATGCTACGTCCTCCTCCAATTCGGCGGCCTGCTCTGGACCCTCTGCTACGCCCTCTACGTCCGCGAATCCCTGAAATCAAAATCCTACGGCATGCCTCTCTTCGCCCTGGCCCAGAACTTCGCCTGGGAACTTGTCTACGCCGTTTACGTAGCAGAATCGCCTCTAGAGCAATCCGTCTTCACCCTCTGGCTTGTCTTCGATTTGGGGATGATTTATGGAGTTGTGAAGTTTGGAAAGTATGAATGGAAGCAGAGTCCTTGGATTGCGAGGAATGTGGGTGTGGTATTGATCGTTATGATTGGAGTGGCGACGTTGGGGCAGTGGACGTTTGCGAAGTGGTGGACTGAGAACGAGGTGGGAAGGAAGGAAGGGAAGCCGTACAGGGGGAGGATTGGGCCTGGTACTAATGAGTTGGGGGTTTGGACGGCGGCTGTGGCGCAGGTTTATCTGAGTGCGGCGAGTTTGTGTCAGTTGGTCGTGAGGCAGCACTCCGGGGGTGTGAACTGGACTTTCTG GGCCTGCAGAATGTTTGGATCAATCTCTGAATTGTAA
- a CDS encoding Ribonuclease H2 subunit A yields MDEPMEDSQQEPPDIALETPPEDVFIPPSINKPQVLGGDSYTHHSPIPPTIKEDMTTECVLGVDEAGRGPVLGPMVYALYYLPLAMHRTLLADTHKFDDSKVLTPAVRSNLMEKISTPGTDLHTHGGWATRIMSARDISSAMMRPHGVYNLNEQAMDATINLIQEVLDSGVNIREVYIDTIGRPETYQKKLERIFPALSITVAKKADSLYPCVSAASVCAKVTRDAALDVLYTSYATEDDSGEVAWGSGYPSDARCSNWLKGNMDPVFGWGNECRFSWGTAKEMLEAKGAPCRVDWPEPDDGGDNMKMTGFMLGTGDEKVDELATWFGRRVTEQGF; encoded by the coding sequence ATGGACGAACCAATGGAAGACAGCCAACAGGAACCACCGgacatcgccctcgaaaCACCACCCGAAGATGTCTTTATCCCACCTTCCATCAACAAGCCACAAGTCCTCGGCGGCGACAGCTACACACATCACTCTCCGATTCCCCCAACAATAAAAGAAGACATGACAACCGAATGTGTTTTAGGTGTAGACGAAGCAGGGAGAGGCCCAGTCCTCGGTCCAATGGTTTACGCCCTCTACTACCTGCCCCTCGCGATGCACCGCACCCTCCTCGCCGACACCCACAAATTCGATGACTCCAAGGTCCTCACGCCAGCAGTTCGCTCCAATTTGATGGAGAAGATTTCCACGCCTGGGACAGACCTTCATACTCACGGCGGGTGGGCCACACGGATCATGTCAGCGCGGGACATTTCCTCTGCCATGATGCGGCCTCACGGGGTCTATAATCTCAACGAACAAGCAATGGACGCCACCATCAACCTCATCCAGGAAGTCCTCGATTCGGGAGTGAACATAAGGGAAGTCTACATCGACACCATTGGACGTCCGGAAACGTACCAAAAGAAACTCGAGAGAATCTTTCCCGCGCTGTCCATAACAGTCGCGAAGAAAGCGGATAGTCTGTACCCCTGCGTTTCGGCCGCTTCAGTCTGCGCGAAAGTCACTCGCGACGCTGCACTTGACGTTCTCTACACATCTTACGCCACCGAGGATGATTCTGGGGAAGTGGCGTGGGGATCCGGATATCCTAGTGACGCACGGTGCTCGAATTGGTTGAAGGGAAATATGGATCCAGTGTTTGGATGGGGGAACGAGTGCAGATTCAGCTGGGGCACTGCGAAGGAGATGTTAGAGGCGAAGGGAGCGCCTTGTAGGGTCGATTGGCCAGAGCCGGATGATGGTGGTGATAATATGAAGATGACAGGGTTCATGTTGGGGACTGGCGATGAAAAGGTAGATGAGTTGGCGACGTGGTTCGGGAGGAGAGTTACTGAGCAAGGCTTTTGA